From [Clostridium] symbiosum, a single genomic window includes:
- a CDS encoding transketolase has product MEILELKKKANEVRKGIVTAVHAAKSGHPGGSLSAADIFTYLYFEEMNIDPKEPKKADRDRFVLSKGHNAPGLYSVLAERGYFPKADLLTLRHIGSYLQGHPDMKHINGVDMSSGSLGQGISAAVGMAVSAKMSGDSYHVYTLLGDGEIQEGQVWEAAMFAGHRKLDNLTVIVDNNNLQIDGSIEDICSPYPIDKKFEAFNFHVICVENGNDMEQLKKAFDEAKTVKGMPTAIIANTLKGKGVSFMENVASWHGKAPNDEEYKKAMKELEEAGAALDASVSDGAASNQEKAGGADGK; this is encoded by the coding sequence ATGGAAATTTTAGAACTGAAGAAAAAAGCAAACGAGGTCCGCAAGGGAATCGTGACGGCTGTCCATGCAGCAAAGTCCGGCCATCCGGGCGGTTCCCTGTCTGCGGCAGATATTTTTACCTATCTCTATTTTGAGGAGATGAATATTGATCCAAAAGAACCGAAAAAGGCGGACCGGGATCGTTTTGTACTGTCCAAAGGCCATAATGCCCCCGGACTTTATTCGGTATTGGCCGAAAGAGGATATTTTCCCAAGGCGGATCTTTTAACACTCAGACATATCGGCTCCTACCTTCAGGGGCACCCGGACATGAAACATATTAATGGTGTGGATATGTCGAGCGGTTCCCTGGGACAGGGAATTTCCGCGGCGGTAGGTATGGCGGTGTCCGCTAAGATGAGCGGCGATTCCTATCACGTATACACTCTGCTCGGAGACGGAGAGATCCAGGAGGGACAGGTCTGGGAGGCGGCGATGTTTGCCGGACACAGAAAGCTGGATAATCTGACGGTTATCGTGGATAACAACAATCTTCAGATTGACGGATCCATTGAAGACATCTGCTCCCCGTATCCGATCGACAAGAAATTTGAGGCATTTAATTTCCATGTCATCTGCGTGGAAAATGGAAATGACATGGAGCAGCTTAAGAAAGCGTTCGATGAGGCAAAGACGGTCAAGGGCATGCCGACTGCCATCATAGCAAATACGCTCAAAGGAAAAGGCGTGTCCTTTATGGAAAACGTAGCTTCCTGGCATGGCAAAGCCCCGAATGATGAGGAATACAAAAAGGCCATGAAAGAACTCGAGGAGGCGGGAGCGGCTCTGGATGCTTCGGTTTCGGACGGGGCGGCATCAAATCAGGAAAAGGCGGGTGGCGCAGATGGAAAATAA
- a CDS encoding BCCT family transporter has product MAGWRNCVSALWMILVGGNSLFDQFSGAVDLVGAYNNVGVEAVPYSMLRSMPFSQIIIPLFLLLIFLSVVTACNSNMTAMARD; this is encoded by the coding sequence ATTGCCGGATGGAGAAATTGTGTAAGTGCACTCTGGATGATTCTCGTCGGTGGAAACTCATTATTTGACCAGTTCAGCGGAGCCGTTGATCTGGTCGGTGCATACAATAATGTCGGCGTGGAGGCAGTTCCTTATTCTATGCTGAGAAGTATGCCGTTCTCACAGATTATTATTCCACTGTTCCTGCTGCTCATTTTCTTATCCGTTGTAACGGCCTGCAATTCCAATATGACGGCTATGGCCCGGGACTGA
- the fsa gene encoding fructose-6-phosphate aldolase, with protein sequence MKFFIDTANVDEIREANDMGIICGVTTNPSLIAKEGRDFNEVIKEITSIVDGPISGEVKATTVKAEDMIAEGREIAKIHPNMVVKIPMTAEGLKAVKVLSSEGIKTNVTLIFTANQALLAARAGASYVSPFLGRLDDISTSGTDLIYDIVQIFDNYPEISTEIICASTRHPLHITECAKAGGDIATVPFKVLMQMIKHPLTDQGIEKFKADYEAVFGK encoded by the coding sequence ATGAAATTTTTTATCGACACAGCGAATGTAGATGAAATCAGAGAAGCAAACGACATGGGAATTATCTGCGGCGTAACTACGAACCCATCCCTGATTGCAAAAGAGGGACGTGATTTTAACGAGGTAATAAAGGAGATCACAAGCATCGTAGACGGTCCGATTTCAGGCGAAGTTAAGGCTACTACGGTAAAAGCTGAAGATATGATCGCAGAAGGCCGCGAGATTGCAAAGATCCATCCGAATATGGTAGTGAAAATTCCAATGACGGCAGAGGGACTTAAGGCAGTTAAAGTGCTCTCATCCGAAGGAATTAAAACAAATGTTACCCTGATTTTCACGGCGAACCAGGCTCTTCTGGCGGCAAGGGCAGGCGCATCTTACGTTTCCCCATTCCTTGGAAGACTGGATGACATTTCTACAAGCGGAACCGATCTCATCTATGATATTGTTCAGATTTTCGATAATTACCCGGAGATTTCCACTGAAATTATCTGTGCTTCAACCAGACATCCTCTTCACATTACAGAGTGTGCGAAGGCCGGCGGAGATATCGCCACCGTTCCGTTCAAGGTTCTGATGCAGATGATAAAACATCCTCTGACCGATCAGGGAATTGAGAAATTCAAAGCTGATTATGAGGCTGTATTCGGCAAATAA
- a CDS encoding FGGY-family carbohydrate kinase produces MSRSIEQIKLSIEEGKTALGIEFGSTRIKAVLTDETMAPVAQGNHDWENRLVNNIWTYTMDDIMTGLKDCYGDLARDVKEKYGLELKTAGSIGVSAMMHGYMAFDKNGELLVPFRTWRNTITQEASEKLTGLFGYNIPQRWSIAHLYQAILNGEEHLPDIAYLTTLAGFIHWKLTGRKVLGVGDASGMFPIDTATGNYNHIMTEQFDALTAPKGYPWKLCSILPEVLAAGEEAGTLTKEGAALLDASGLLEAGIPLCPPEGDAGTGMTATDSVAVRTGNVSAGTSVFAMVVLEKELSKVYPEIDLVTTPSGNLVGMVHCNNCTSDLNAWVNLFKEYSQSMGMKVDMNELFAALYNKALEGDADCGGLLSYCYLSGEPITGFEEGRPLFMRTPDSRFNLANFMRTHLYSSLATLKIGLDILFREEGVTLDNLMGHGGLFKTKGVGQKIMADAARVPVSVMETAGEGGAWGIAVLASYMRDKEENETLDHFLDTKVFAGEKAVRIEPDEAGVKGFDAFIARYKEGLATERAAVESIKMQ; encoded by the coding sequence ATGAGCCGCAGCATAGAGCAGATTAAATTGAGCATTGAAGAAGGAAAAACGGCGCTGGGTATTGAGTTTGGTTCCACGAGAATTAAGGCTGTGCTGACCGACGAAACCATGGCTCCTGTTGCACAGGGAAACCATGACTGGGAGAACCGTCTGGTAAATAATATCTGGACCTACACGATGGACGATATCATGACGGGACTTAAGGACTGCTACGGTGATCTGGCCCGCGATGTGAAAGAAAAATATGGGCTGGAACTTAAGACGGCCGGTTCCATCGGAGTCAGCGCCATGATGCACGGTTATATGGCATTTGATAAGAACGGGGAACTTCTTGTTCCCTTCCGGACATGGAGAAATACAATTACACAGGAGGCGTCGGAAAAGCTGACGGGGCTTTTCGGCTACAACATCCCCCAGCGCTGGAGCATTGCCCATCTTTACCAGGCAATTTTAAACGGTGAGGAACATCTTCCGGATATTGCTTATCTGACCACCCTGGCCGGTTTCATCCACTGGAAGCTGACGGGCAGAAAGGTTCTGGGAGTCGGAGACGCCTCCGGTATGTTCCCGATCGACACGGCGACGGGAAATTATAACCATATAATGACGGAGCAGTTTGACGCTCTGACTGCCCCGAAGGGGTATCCGTGGAAACTTTGCAGCATTCTTCCTGAGGTTCTGGCAGCCGGAGAAGAGGCTGGAACACTGACGAAAGAGGGAGCGGCGCTTTTGGATGCATCGGGCCTTCTGGAGGCCGGAATTCCTCTCTGCCCGCCGGAGGGCGACGCGGGAACCGGAATGACGGCGACCGACAGCGTGGCGGTCCGCACCGGAAACGTGTCGGCGGGAACATCCGTTTTCGCCATGGTAGTCCTGGAAAAAGAACTGTCCAAAGTCTACCCGGAGATCGATCTGGTAACGACACCGTCCGGGAACCTGGTCGGAATGGTCCACTGTAACAACTGCACCTCGGATTTAAATGCCTGGGTAAACCTGTTTAAAGAATATTCACAGTCAATGGGCATGAAGGTGGATATGAATGAACTGTTCGCCGCCTTATACAATAAGGCGCTGGAAGGAGATGCCGACTGCGGCGGCCTGCTTTCTTACTGCTATCTGTCGGGAGAGCCAATCACCGGATTTGAGGAGGGACGCCCCCTGTTCATGCGCACCCCGGACAGCCGCTTCAACCTGGCCAATTTCATGCGCACCCACCTTTACAGCTCCCTGGCAACCCTGAAAATCGGTCTTGATATCCTGTTCAGGGAGGAGGGCGTCACCCTCGACAACCTGATGGGCCACGGCGGCCTCTTCAAGACAAAAGGCGTAGGCCAGAAAATCATGGCCGACGCCGCCAGAGTACCGGTATCCGTAATGGAAACAGCCGGGGAAGGCGGCGCCTGGGGAATCGCCGTTCTTGCATCCTATATGCGGGACAAAGAAGAAAACGAGACACTGGATCACTTCCTGGATACAAAAGTATTCGCCGGTGAAAAAGCAGTCAGAATTGAACCGGACGAAGCAGGAGTAAAAGGATTCGACGCCTTTATCGCGCGCTACAAAGAAGGTCTCGCCACAGAACGTGCGGCAGTAGAAAGCATAAAAATGCAGTAA
- a CDS encoding sugar ABC transporter permease YjfF (membrane component of a putative sugar ABC transporter system), which translates to MKNKKQLNQTSFLLLITIVLFFVMYGIGCVLFKDQGFAKTQNFLNLFISNAGLIVIGIGMTIVMITGGIDISVGSFVAMGCMMLAWMMEKGGIGAVPAVIIVLITGIVFGLVQGFLVAYMDIQPFIVTLAGMFFARGMTAIISKDMISITNETFMAWAKAKIYLPFGGYLNKKGMLIQPYIYPTVVIALALLVLAFIMLKYTKFGRSIYAVGGNQQSSLMLGLNVRMVKLKAYVLDGFLCGIGSVLFCLNTLGGFVEQAKGFEMDAIASSVIGGTLLTGGVGNVVGTLFGVMIKATIEAFITFQGTLSSWWTRITIAALLCFFIVLQSVLAMMKKKK; encoded by the coding sequence ATGAAGAATAAGAAACAACTGAACCAGACCAGCTTCCTTCTCCTGATTACAATTGTGCTTTTCTTTGTGATGTATGGAATCGGATGCGTACTGTTTAAGGACCAGGGCTTTGCCAAGACACAGAACTTTTTAAATCTTTTCATTTCCAACGCCGGGCTGATTGTAATCGGCATCGGCATGACGATTGTCATGATTACGGGCGGAATTGATATCAGCGTCGGTTCCTTCGTAGCCATGGGCTGCATGATGCTTGCATGGATGATGGAAAAAGGCGGAATCGGAGCCGTTCCAGCCGTTATCATCGTATTGATTACGGGAATTGTGTTCGGCCTTGTACAGGGATTTTTAGTCGCCTATATGGATATCCAGCCATTTATCGTAACGCTGGCGGGCATGTTCTTTGCCAGAGGCATGACGGCGATTATTTCTAAAGATATGATCAGTATCACCAATGAAACTTTTATGGCATGGGCGAAAGCCAAGATATATCTTCCCTTCGGCGGATATCTGAATAAAAAAGGCATGTTGATTCAGCCGTATATCTATCCGACCGTTGTAATTGCCCTCGCGCTTCTCGTGCTTGCGTTTATCATGCTGAAATACACAAAGTTCGGCCGCAGCATTTACGCGGTGGGCGGAAACCAGCAGTCCTCCCTTATGCTTGGTTTAAATGTGCGCATGGTGAAACTGAAAGCCTATGTGTTAGACGGATTTTTATGCGGAATCGGAAGCGTTCTCTTCTGCCTTAACACACTGGGCGGATTCGTGGAACAGGCCAAAGGCTTTGAGATGGACGCCATCGCATCCTCCGTCATCGGCGGAACGCTCCTGACGGGCGGCGTCGGAAACGTGGTGGGTACGCTGTTCGGCGTTATGATTAAGGCGACGATTGAGGCGTTTATCACATTCCAGGGTACGCTGTCGTCCTGGTGGACCAGGATTACGATTGCGGCTCTGCTGTGCTTCTTTATTGTACTGCAGTCGGTGTTGGCGATGATGAAGAAGAAAAAGTAG
- a CDS encoding ABC transporter permease, producing the protein MKNDTLKKITSQRLFLPIFCLALVLLVNVVTTPNFFAISLRDGVLYGYIIDIINRASELVILAIGMTLVVSSSAGTDISVGAIMAVSAAVCCNILSGGERAATEFANPLFLGFIAAIAVGILIGCFNGFLVSKLNIQPMVATLIMFTAGRGIAQLITDGQITYVRVDSYKILGASFPGVPVPTPFIVAIVVVAVTSIILKKTALGMYIQSVGINKRASRLIGIKSVMIIFLTYAYCGLCSGLAGLISSSRIYSADANNIGLNMELDAILAVAIGGNSLGGGKFSIAGSVIGAYTIQALTTTLYAMHVSSDQVPVYKAIVVVIIVTLQSPGFERWRKSLAKKKELRLASEKEAA; encoded by the coding sequence ATGAAAAATGATACTTTAAAGAAAATAACATCACAGCGGCTGTTCCTGCCGATTTTCTGCCTCGCTCTGGTGCTGCTCGTCAATGTCGTAACGACTCCGAACTTCTTTGCCATTTCACTCAGGGACGGGGTGCTCTACGGATACATTATCGACATTATCAACCGTGCTTCGGAGCTTGTTATTCTGGCAATCGGCATGACTCTTGTCGTTTCCTCATCGGCCGGAACCGATATTTCCGTCGGCGCCATCATGGCGGTGAGCGCGGCGGTTTGCTGTAATATCTTATCGGGCGGCGAGAGGGCGGCGACGGAATTTGCCAACCCGTTGTTTCTGGGATTTATCGCTGCCATTGCGGTAGGAATCCTCATCGGCTGCTTTAACGGATTTCTCGTTTCCAAACTGAATATCCAGCCGATGGTTGCGACACTGATTATGTTCACGGCGGGCAGAGGTATCGCCCAGCTGATTACAGACGGACAGATTACTTATGTCCGCGTCGACAGCTACAAAATTCTCGGTGCTTCCTTCCCAGGAGTTCCGGTTCCGACGCCGTTTATCGTGGCAATCGTAGTTGTGGCCGTGACATCGATTATACTTAAGAAGACGGCCCTCGGCATGTATATCCAGTCGGTCGGCATCAACAAGAGAGCTTCCAGGCTGATTGGTATCAAATCAGTCATGATTATTTTCCTTACCTATGCGTACTGCGGCCTTTGTTCCGGCCTTGCAGGGCTGATTTCATCCAGCCGTATCTATTCGGCGGATGCCAACAACATCGGTCTTAACATGGAACTGGATGCCATCCTGGCTGTTGCCATCGGAGGCAACTCACTGGGCGGCGGTAAATTCTCCATCGCAGGTTCTGTAATCGGAGCTTATACCATCCAGGCGCTGACGACCACGCTCTACGCGATGCACGTTTCTTCCGACCAGGTACCGGTATATAAGGCGATTGTCGTAGTGATTATTGTAACGCTCCAGTCACCGGGATTTGAGAGATGGCGTAAATCTCTTGCCAAAAAGAAAGAATTAAGACTTGCATCGGAAAAGGAGGCAGCATAA
- the araA gene encoding L-arabinose isomerase, producing the protein MLVTGKNYKFWFCTGSQDLYGEECLAHVAEHSRVIVEELNKSGNLPFEVVWKPTLITNEVIRRTFNEANQDPECAGVITWMHTFSPAKSWILGLQEYRKPLCHLHTQFNREIPYDAIDMDFMNENQSAHGGREYGHIVSRMGIERKVIVGYWADEEVQERLASWMRTAVGVMESSHIRVMRVADNMRNVAVTDGDKVEAQIKFGWEIDAYPVNEIVDAVNAVSKADTDTLVEEYYDKYDILLEGRDEKEFRSHVAVQAQIEIGFERFLEEKNYQAIVTHFGDLGGLKQLPGLAIQRLMEKGYGFGAEGDWKTAAMVRLMKIMAANTKDAKGTTFFEDYTYNLVKGREGILQAHMLEVCPTIADGKIAIKECPLSMGDREDPARLVFTSKEGHGVATSLIDLGDRFRLIINDVEVKKAEKEMPKLPVATAFWTPEPNLETGAAAWIYAGGAHHTAFSYDLTAEQMGDWAACMGIEAVYIDKDTNIRQFRNELRWNEAYYKFR; encoded by the coding sequence ATGCTTGTAACAGGAAAGAATTATAAATTTTGGTTTTGCACCGGGTCTCAGGATCTTTATGGGGAGGAGTGTCTTGCGCATGTGGCGGAGCATTCCAGGGTGATTGTGGAGGAGCTTAATAAGAGTGGGAATCTGCCGTTTGAGGTGGTTTGGAAGCCTACTCTGATTACGAATGAGGTGATTCGCCGGACGTTTAATGAGGCGAATCAGGATCCGGAGTGTGCGGGCGTGATTACGTGGATGCATACGTTTTCACCGGCTAAGAGCTGGATTCTGGGACTTCAGGAGTACAGGAAACCTCTCTGCCATCTGCATACCCAGTTTAACAGGGAAATTCCCTATGATGCGATTGATATGGATTTTATGAATGAGAACCAGTCGGCGCATGGCGGCAGGGAATACGGACATATTGTCAGCAGGATGGGAATTGAGAGAAAGGTGATTGTAGGGTATTGGGCTGATGAGGAGGTTCAGGAAAGACTGGCGTCCTGGATGCGCACGGCGGTGGGCGTGATGGAGTCTTCCCACATCCGCGTGATGCGTGTGGCCGATAATATGAGAAATGTGGCTGTTACGGATGGCGATAAGGTGGAGGCACAGATTAAGTTTGGCTGGGAGATTGACGCTTATCCCGTCAATGAGATTGTGGACGCGGTAAATGCCGTTTCCAAGGCGGATACCGATACTCTGGTGGAAGAGTATTATGATAAATATGATATTCTGCTGGAGGGCAGGGATGAGAAGGAGTTCCGCAGCCATGTCGCGGTTCAGGCCCAGATTGAGATTGGGTTTGAACGTTTCCTGGAAGAGAAGAATTATCAGGCTATTGTAACTCATTTTGGGGATCTGGGAGGACTGAAACAGCTTCCGGGCCTTGCGATTCAGAGGCTGATGGAGAAGGGCTACGGCTTCGGCGCGGAGGGCGACTGGAAGACGGCGGCCATGGTGCGCCTGATGAAGATTATGGCGGCTAATACAAAGGATGCCAAGGGAACGACGTTTTTTGAGGACTATACATATAACCTTGTAAAAGGCCGCGAAGGAATTCTTCAGGCCCATATGCTGGAGGTTTGCCCGACGATTGCCGATGGAAAAATTGCAATCAAGGAGTGCCCGCTCTCCATGGGCGACAGGGAAGATCCGGCGAGACTTGTGTTCACATCAAAGGAGGGCCATGGCGTGGCGACATCGCTCATTGACCTGGGAGACCGTTTCCGTTTGATTATCAATGATGTGGAAGTTAAGAAGGCTGAGAAAGAAATGCCGAAGCTGCCGGTGGCAACCGCATTCTGGACGCCGGAACCAAACCTGGAAACAGGAGCGGCGGCATGGATTTACGCGGGCGGAGCACACCATACCGCATTCTCCTATGACCTGACTGCCGAGCAGATGGGTGACTGGGCTGCCTGCATGGGCATTGAGGCCGTTTATATTGATAAGGATACAAATATCCGCCAGTTCAGAAATGAGCTGAGATGGAACGAGGCATATTACAAATTCAGGTAA
- a CDS encoding transketolase family protein translates to MENKKKIATRESYGNALAELGRKHEDLVVLDADLAEATKTAIFKKEFPERHIDCGIAECNMMGIAAGIATTGKVPFASTFAMFAAGRAFEQIRNSIGYPHLNVKIAATHAGISVGEDGATHQCNEDIALMRTIPGMVVINPSDDVEARAAVEAAYQYNGPVYLRFGRLAVPVINDNENYRFELGRGVVLKRGRDVTIVATGLCVSAALEAAELLKEDGISAEVINIHTIKPIDEELLIGSAGMTGRVVTVEEHSIIGGLGSAVCDVLSEQFPVPVYKIGIRDTFGESGPAQDLLRKYGLDAEGIRTQVAEWMKIRM, encoded by the coding sequence ATGGAAAATAAGAAGAAAATCGCAACCCGGGAAAGCTATGGTAATGCTCTGGCAGAACTGGGAAGGAAACATGAAGATCTGGTAGTACTGGATGCCGATCTGGCAGAGGCTACAAAGACGGCAATATTTAAGAAGGAATTCCCGGAGCGTCATATTGACTGCGGAATTGCAGAGTGCAATATGATGGGAATTGCAGCGGGCATTGCAACGACGGGAAAGGTTCCGTTTGCCAGTACTTTCGCGATGTTTGCGGCAGGACGGGCGTTTGAGCAGATCCGCAACTCGATCGGTTATCCGCATCTGAACGTCAAGATAGCGGCAACCCATGCCGGAATCTCCGTCGGTGAGGACGGGGCAACCCACCAGTGTAACGAGGATATCGCTCTGATGCGTACCATTCCGGGAATGGTGGTGATAAACCCTTCCGATGATGTGGAAGCCAGGGCGGCTGTTGAGGCTGCTTATCAATATAACGGCCCGGTTTATCTGCGATTTGGACGTCTGGCGGTTCCGGTTATCAACGACAATGAAAACTACCGTTTTGAACTCGGAAGAGGCGTAGTCCTGAAACGGGGCAGGGATGTTACGATTGTGGCAACCGGCCTTTGTGTTTCGGCTGCCTTAGAGGCGGCGGAGCTTCTGAAAGAGGACGGAATCAGTGCAGAGGTAATTAACATCCATACAATCAAGCCAATCGACGAGGAACTTCTGATTGGCTCGGCCGGAATGACCGGCAGAGTTGTGACCGTGGAGGAACATTCCATTATCGGAGGCCTCGGAAGTGCGGTATGCGACGTGCTCTCCGAGCAGTTCCCAGTACCGGTATATAAAATCGGTATCCGCGATACGTTCGGTGAATCGGGCCCGGCCCAGGACCTTCTCCGTAAATACGGTCTGGACGCAGAGGGAATCAGAACCCAGGTTGCAGAGTGGATGAAAATCAGAATGTAA
- a CDS encoding L-ribulose-5-phosphate 4-epimerase codes for MLKHLKKKVYEANMQLPQYGLVTFTWGNVSGIDRDRGLFVIKPSGVDYSDLTPEDMVVMDLKGNKIEGDMNPSSDTKTHLELYNRFPQIGGIVHTHSPWATSWAQAGRDIPCYGTTHADYIYGSIPCVRNLTKEELDEDYERNTGILIADAFEERKLDCMAVPCVLCKNHGPFTWGTDAFNAVHNAVVLEEVAKMAARCEQINTQVEPAPQWLLDKHYMRKHGPHAYYGQNK; via the coding sequence ATGCTGAAACATCTGAAAAAAAAAGTATACGAAGCCAACATGCAGCTTCCGCAGTATGGCCTGGTCACCTTCACCTGGGGAAATGTCTCAGGGATTGACCGTGATAGAGGCCTGTTTGTAATCAAGCCGTCCGGCGTCGATTACAGCGATTTAACTCCGGAAGACATGGTGGTGATGGATTTAAAAGGCAATAAAATAGAAGGGGATATGAACCCCTCCTCCGATACGAAAACACATCTGGAACTATACAACCGTTTCCCGCAGATAGGCGGAATTGTGCATACCCACAGCCCGTGGGCGACATCCTGGGCACAGGCGGGGAGGGATATTCCGTGTTACGGGACGACCCATGCCGACTACATCTACGGCAGCATCCCATGCGTCAGAAATCTGACGAAAGAAGAACTGGATGAGGACTATGAACGGAATACGGGCATCCTGATTGCGGACGCTTTCGAGGAAAGAAAGCTGGACTGTATGGCGGTTCCCTGTGTGCTTTGCAAAAATCACGGTCCCTTTACCTGGGGAACCGATGCGTTTAATGCGGTGCACAACGCAGTGGTTTTAGAAGAGGTGGCGAAGATGGCGGCGCGGTGCGAACAGATTAACACGCAGGTGGAGCCTGCCCCCCAGTGGCTCTTAGATAAGCATTACATGAGAAAACATGGGCCACATGCGTATTATGGACAAAATAAGTAG
- a CDS encoding IS110 family transposase, with amino-acid sequence MKKTDYLSTLFVGIDIGSRLNVISALNFEQDFLIRMVPIPNAQYGAERMGQMIVEVLEQHHEFLSVIIGLESTGFYGVHIANYLSTCERLAPFGTKVYCLNPKEVAKYKGSFNSLDKNDGIDSFVIADFARVGRIKTQPWRGAQYLALQRLTRHRLHITECMAKEKTYMLNNIFLKFSEFAMLNKEEHPFSDKYGATAEAVLTEYLSTEAIVNASVDELVAFISSKSRGRISDPEQTTYLLQKAATNSYRLDKCLYEPLTVSIGCSFNCINAFEKELKAIDDAILRTVKGLNPTEYQILNSVPGIGKVYASGILAEIGTIKCFKNNDALAKYCGIVWKENQSGIFDAEDTPMNKAGNRYLRYYMIEAAGSVMNHCPEYKAFHDKKFAEVRTHRHKRALALTSRKLIRMLFGLLDKSQLYSVEKSR; translated from the coding sequence ATGAAGAAAACCGATTACCTGTCAACGCTTTTTGTTGGAATCGACATTGGTTCCCGCTTAAACGTTATCTCTGCTTTGAATTTCGAGCAGGACTTCCTTATCCGCATGGTCCCCATCCCTAACGCCCAGTATGGCGCTGAGAGGATGGGGCAGATGATAGTGGAAGTTCTGGAACAGCACCATGAGTTCCTTTCCGTTATCATCGGTTTGGAGTCTACCGGTTTTTATGGCGTCCACATTGCCAATTACCTTTCCACCTGCGAAAGGCTGGCCCCTTTCGGCACGAAGGTTTACTGCCTTAACCCCAAGGAAGTGGCAAAGTACAAAGGATCCTTCAATTCCCTTGATAAGAACGATGGGATCGATTCCTTTGTCATTGCCGATTTCGCCAGGGTAGGGCGGATTAAAACCCAGCCGTGGCGTGGGGCACAGTATCTTGCCCTCCAGCGCCTTACCAGGCACCGGCTTCACATTACGGAATGTATGGCCAAGGAGAAAACCTACATGCTCAACAACATCTTCCTCAAATTCAGTGAGTTTGCCATGCTGAACAAGGAGGAACATCCTTTTTCTGACAAATATGGTGCCACCGCAGAAGCAGTCCTTACGGAATACCTTTCGACCGAGGCCATTGTAAATGCTTCGGTCGATGAGCTGGTTGCATTCATCAGCTCCAAGAGCCGTGGACGAATCTCCGATCCGGAGCAGACCACTTATCTGCTTCAAAAGGCGGCCACTAATTCCTACCGGCTGGACAAGTGTCTTTATGAACCGCTGACGGTCTCCATTGGGTGTTCTTTTAACTGTATCAATGCATTTGAAAAAGAACTCAAAGCAATTGATGATGCCATTTTAAGGACGGTGAAGGGGCTGAACCCTACCGAGTACCAGATCCTCAACTCCGTTCCCGGAATCGGCAAGGTTTATGCCAGTGGTATCCTTGCTGAAATCGGCACAATCAAGTGTTTCAAAAACAACGATGCACTTGCCAAGTATTGTGGCATTGTCTGGAAGGAAAACCAGTCCGGGATATTTGATGCAGAAGACACGCCTATGAATAAAGCCGGCAACCGTTATCTGCGTTATTACATGATAGAGGCCGCAGGCAGTGTCATGAATCACTGTCCGGAATACAAGGCCTTTCATGACAAAAAATTTGCTGAGGTGAGAACCCATCGGCACAAACGAGCACTCGCGTTGACTTCCCGTAAACTGATACGTATGCTTTTTGGACTGCTGGACAAAAGCCAACTCTACTCTGTGGAAAAGAGTAGGTAA